A section of the Streptomyces sp. NBC_01591 genome encodes:
- a CDS encoding pyridoxamine 5'-phosphate oxidase family protein, whose product MAAIQRRGRRIMMTDAERDTCLTEQRTCRVATVSADGRPHIGALWFAWDGTSLWLYSITRSLRWSQLRHDPRIAVVVDDGVEYADLRGIELSGEAVPVGEAPRTGEPCPELTVPERLFAAKYFGMDTMPHDGRHAWLRLTPQTITSWDFRKLASPPTA is encoded by the coding sequence ATGGCCGCCATTCAGCGACGGGGCCGTCGGATCATGATGACGGACGCCGAACGCGACACCTGTCTCACCGAGCAGCGCACCTGCCGCGTGGCCACCGTGTCCGCGGACGGCCGCCCGCACATCGGCGCCCTCTGGTTCGCCTGGGACGGAACTTCGCTCTGGCTGTACTCGATCACCCGCAGCCTGCGCTGGTCCCAGCTGCGCCATGACCCGCGGATCGCGGTGGTCGTGGACGACGGAGTGGAGTACGCGGATCTGCGCGGCATCGAGCTCTCCGGCGAGGCCGTCCCCGTCGGCGAGGCGCCCCGAACCGGCGAGCCGTGCCCCGAACTCACCGTCCCGGAGCGGCTGTTCGCGGCAAAGTACTTCGGGATGGACACCATGCCGCACGACGGCCGTCACGCCTGGCTGCGACTGACACCGCAGACCATCACCTCCTGGGACTTCCGGAAGCTCGCGAGCCCGCCCACGGCGTGA
- a CDS encoding thioesterase II family protein encodes MDNWIRCFRPAPDTGAQLLCFPHAGGSASGYVPLSTAVTGTVEALVVQYPGRHDRIAEPFAERFGDVVDAVLASLPASGSRPLLLFGHSMGALLAFETARRLAAEGREPAALFVSGSEGPSRPRSARLPDPPSDHDLIAEMRLLSGTDEELLAHPEILELALPPLRADYAMLFARVHVPGPPLHCPVVALTGDSDPRVSVEGVQAWERETEGPFERHVLPGGHFFLGDHLPYVADLVAAQVSGRVSRTVV; translated from the coding sequence GTGGACAACTGGATACGGTGCTTCCGCCCGGCCCCCGACACCGGAGCGCAGTTGCTGTGCTTCCCGCACGCAGGTGGTTCGGCAAGTGGCTACGTCCCGCTGTCGACCGCGGTCACGGGGACGGTGGAGGCACTGGTCGTGCAGTACCCCGGGCGGCACGACCGCATCGCCGAACCGTTCGCCGAACGGTTCGGCGATGTCGTGGACGCGGTGCTGGCCTCGCTCCCCGCGAGCGGGAGCCGGCCGCTGCTGCTGTTCGGCCACAGCATGGGCGCGCTCCTGGCGTTCGAGACGGCGCGGCGGCTCGCAGCCGAAGGGCGGGAGCCCGCGGCGCTGTTCGTCTCGGGCAGCGAGGGCCCGTCGCGGCCGCGGAGCGCGCGGCTGCCCGACCCGCCCAGCGACCACGACCTGATCGCGGAGATGCGGCTGCTGTCCGGCACGGACGAGGAGTTGCTGGCCCATCCGGAGATCCTCGAGCTCGCACTGCCGCCGCTGCGCGCCGACTACGCCATGCTGTTCGCCCGCGTCCACGTTCCCGGGCCGCCGCTCCACTGCCCGGTTGTCGCGCTGACCGGTGACAGCGACCCCCGGGTCTCCGTCGAGGGCGTACAGGCATGGGAGCGGGAGACCGAAGGACCCTTCGAGCGGCATGTGCTGCCCGGCGGCCACTTCTTCCTGGGCGACCACCTGCCCTACGTCGCGGATCTCGTCGCCGCGCAGGTGTCCGGGCGAGTCTCCCGTACGGTCGTCTGA
- a CDS encoding cysteine hydrolase, with translation MPSKNQLVEQLDPATTVLLTVECQQGVVGPGSALPELADQARSSGALHRVARLVAAAHEAGVQVLHAVAERRPDGRGANSNARLFRAAGRLPVQQHCGTTAVRIAAPIEVADEDLVVRRLHGLSPIAGTDVDALLRNLGCRTLVVTGVSANVAIPNAVFDAVNLGYTAVVPSDAIAGVPADYTPAMIRNTLALVATITNTDEVLGCWLSRTSRRGRS, from the coding sequence GTGCCGTCGAAGAATCAGCTCGTCGAGCAGCTCGATCCGGCCACCACCGTGCTTCTGACGGTCGAATGCCAGCAGGGGGTCGTGGGCCCGGGGAGCGCACTGCCCGAACTGGCCGACCAGGCCCGCTCCTCCGGCGCCCTGCACCGTGTCGCACGGCTGGTCGCGGCCGCGCACGAGGCCGGGGTCCAGGTGCTGCATGCGGTGGCCGAGCGCCGCCCCGACGGGCGGGGCGCCAACAGCAACGCCCGGCTCTTCCGGGCCGCCGGGCGGTTGCCCGTGCAACAGCATTGCGGCACCACGGCGGTACGGATCGCCGCACCGATCGAAGTGGCCGACGAGGACCTCGTCGTACGCCGACTGCACGGCCTCTCGCCCATCGCCGGCACCGATGTGGACGCACTGCTGCGCAACCTCGGCTGCCGGACCCTCGTCGTCACCGGGGTCTCGGCCAATGTCGCCATTCCCAACGCGGTGTTCGACGCGGTGAATCTCGGCTACACCGCCGTGGTGCCGTCCGACGCCATCGCGGGGGTGCCGGCCGACTACACCCCCGCGATGATCCGCAACACGCTCGCCCTCGTCGCCACCATCACGAACACGGACGAGGTACTGGGCTGCTGGCTGAGCCGGACATCCCGCAGGGGCCGTTCCTGA
- a CDS encoding beta-ketoacyl synthase N-terminal-like domain-containing protein — MTENASAAEPLAADSAIAVVGMSGRFPGAPDLDTYWENLLGGLCSVTDFTEAELIADGADPQEVRGRDYVPAKGHLADADRFDAELFGFNRTEAAALDPQHRLLLQTAWSALEDAGRSPLGGSARTGVYVGGGPTEHMLAAQTDPRLAASLGALQVRILTDREFLAPWISYRLGLEGPSLTVQTACSTSLTAVHLAVQSLLLGECDTALAGGVAVDTVRKRGYVHQQGGIYSPDGRCRPFDERAGGTVPGNGVGVVVLRRLSDALADNDPIRAVIRGSAVTNDGATKVGFTAPGVDQQTAAVVEAWAAAGLDPADAQYLEAHGTATALGDRIEAAAATAAFKGALGTGRIGIGSVKSNIGHLDAAAGVAALIKSVLMLEHATLVPNADAGRPHPELGFDDSPFHLVGRATAWPEPELGPRRSGVSSVGIGGTNVHVVLEEAPRRTNAGEPAAEGAPEVLLLSARTREDLTAMAGRLAEALRAPGAPSLADTAHTLCLGRAPMAVRGYVRAEDRAGAADLLAELASGGAVGRGGPDPLGDAWLAGEQVVREGGGRRVALPSYPFAGESHGAYRLVPVAPVGEQPEQGGRSADLEQDIRALIAEALGLADADDPEMTYFAAGGDSLTAVHLVGCLRDDFDLDVPITLFLEQLTLHEMARRIVAAGEGDDSLDALLSEFEAE; from the coding sequence ATGACCGAGAACGCAAGCGCCGCCGAGCCCCTCGCAGCCGACTCCGCGATCGCAGTCGTCGGAATGAGCGGCCGCTTCCCCGGCGCGCCCGACCTGGACACCTACTGGGAGAATCTGCTCGGCGGGCTCTGCTCGGTGACCGATTTCACCGAGGCGGAACTGATCGCCGACGGCGCCGACCCGCAGGAGGTGCGCGGCCGCGACTACGTACCGGCCAAGGGCCATCTCGCGGACGCGGACCGCTTCGACGCGGAGCTGTTCGGCTTCAACCGCACCGAGGCGGCGGCCCTCGACCCCCAGCACCGGCTGCTCCTGCAGACGGCCTGGTCCGCGCTGGAGGACGCCGGCCGCAGCCCGCTGGGCGGGTCGGCACGTACCGGCGTGTACGTCGGCGGCGGCCCCACCGAGCACATGCTGGCCGCGCAGACCGACCCACGGCTCGCCGCGTCCCTCGGGGCGCTCCAGGTCCGTATCCTGACCGACCGCGAGTTCCTCGCCCCGTGGATCTCCTACCGGCTGGGCCTGGAAGGTCCGAGCCTGACGGTGCAGACGGCCTGCTCGACCTCGCTGACGGCGGTGCACCTCGCGGTGCAGTCCCTGTTGCTCGGCGAGTGCGACACGGCGCTGGCCGGAGGCGTCGCCGTGGACACGGTGCGCAAGCGGGGCTACGTCCACCAGCAGGGCGGCATCTACTCGCCGGACGGCCGCTGCCGGCCCTTCGACGAGCGGGCCGGCGGCACCGTGCCCGGCAACGGCGTGGGCGTGGTCGTGCTGCGCCGGCTGTCCGACGCGCTCGCCGACAACGACCCGATCAGGGCAGTCATCCGGGGCAGCGCCGTCACCAACGACGGAGCCACCAAGGTCGGGTTCACCGCGCCCGGCGTCGACCAGCAGACCGCCGCGGTCGTGGAGGCCTGGGCGGCGGCCGGTCTCGACCCGGCCGACGCCCAGTACCTGGAGGCGCACGGCACGGCCACCGCGCTCGGTGACCGTATCGAGGCGGCGGCGGCGACCGCCGCGTTCAAGGGAGCGCTCGGCACCGGGCGGATCGGGATCGGCTCGGTGAAGTCGAACATCGGCCACCTGGACGCCGCGGCGGGCGTGGCCGCGCTGATCAAGTCGGTGCTCATGCTGGAGCACGCGACCCTGGTGCCGAACGCCGACGCCGGCCGCCCGCACCCCGAACTGGGCTTCGACGACTCGCCGTTCCACCTGGTCGGACGGGCGACCGCCTGGCCGGAGCCCGAACTCGGCCCCCGGCGGTCCGGGGTGAGCTCGGTCGGCATCGGCGGCACGAATGTGCACGTGGTCCTGGAGGAGGCGCCCCGGCGCACCAATGCCGGTGAGCCGGCCGCCGAGGGTGCACCGGAGGTCCTGCTGCTGTCCGCCCGCACCCGGGAGGACCTCACCGCCATGGCCGGGCGGCTGGCCGAGGCGCTGCGGGCGCCGGGGGCCCCGTCCCTCGCCGACACCGCGCACACCCTCTGCCTGGGCCGTGCCCCGATGGCCGTGCGCGGCTATGTGCGGGCCGAGGACCGGGCCGGGGCGGCGGATCTGCTCGCCGAACTGGCCTCGGGCGGTGCGGTGGGCCGCGGCGGGCCCGACCCGCTCGGCGATGCCTGGCTGGCGGGTGAGCAGGTGGTGCGGGAGGGCGGCGGCCGACGGGTCGCGCTGCCGTCCTACCCCTTCGCCGGCGAGAGCCACGGCGCGTACCGCCTCGTCCCGGTCGCACCGGTCGGGGAGCAGCCGGAGCAGGGCGGCCGTTCCGCCGACCTGGAGCAGGACATCCGCGCGCTGATCGCCGAGGCCCTGGGCCTGGCGGACGCCGACGATCCGGAGATGACGTACTTCGCGGCCGGCGGCGACTCCCTGACCGCCGTCCACCTGGTCGGGTGCCTCCGGGACGACTTCGACCTCGATGTCCCCATCACGCTCTTCCTGGAACAGCTGACGCTGCACGAGATGGCCCGCCGGATCGTCGCCGCCGGGGAGGGCGACGACTCCCTGGACGCCCTGCTCTCGGAGTTCGAGGCGGAGTGA
- a CDS encoding pyridoxamine 5'-phosphate oxidase family protein has translation MSDTASPQSTAPDAAAGYEPTERTVPTRSRERAAYDREVVHSILDEAYVCHLGFVRDGAPVVLPTLFGRVGDRLYVHGSTGSRPLREAGRTDPGLPVCLTVTHVDGLVLARSAFHHSINYRSVVVHGIAHTVTDPQERRTALDAIVDHVVPGRSADSRPADEKELAATAVIRLDLREVSAKIRTGGPNDEPRDLELPHWAGVVPLARGYATPLPSDDLDPAIGVPDYITAL, from the coding sequence ATGTCGGACACCGCATCGCCGCAGAGCACGGCCCCGGATGCCGCAGCCGGATACGAGCCGACCGAGCGCACCGTCCCGACCCGTTCCCGTGAACGGGCGGCATACGACCGGGAGGTGGTCCACTCGATACTCGACGAGGCGTACGTATGCCACCTCGGCTTCGTCCGTGACGGCGCGCCCGTCGTCCTGCCGACACTCTTCGGCCGGGTGGGCGACCGGCTCTACGTGCACGGCTCGACGGGCTCCCGGCCGCTGCGCGAGGCGGGCCGCACCGACCCCGGTCTTCCGGTGTGCCTGACGGTGACGCATGTCGACGGGCTGGTGCTGGCCCGCTCCGCCTTCCACCACTCGATCAACTACCGCTCCGTGGTGGTCCACGGCATCGCGCACACGGTCACCGACCCGCAGGAGCGGCGGACCGCCCTCGACGCCATCGTCGACCACGTGGTGCCGGGCCGGTCCGCCGACTCCCGGCCCGCCGACGAGAAGGAGCTGGCCGCGACCGCTGTGATCCGGCTGGACCTGCGGGAGGTGTCCGCCAAGATCCGCACGGGCGGCCCCAACGACGAACCCCGCGACCTCGAGCTGCCCCACTGGGCGGGCGTCGTCCCGCTCGCCCGCGGCTATGCGACGCCGCTCCCTTCGGACGACCTCGACCCCGCGATCGGGGTGCCGGACTACATCACCGCGCTCTGA
- a CDS encoding TetR family transcriptional regulator C-terminal domain-containing protein: MAEAFGTAAGAELNTLLPTDRTAETPTDRLARFFALATGAAYDDISRLWINARHLSRYRPALRDRVGHQEALWRGRLEDLVRDGVECGDFRTADPYVATIQILVVIDGLGAHANTETADRPEAVTRMAVSTAERELGLESGTLTRRSADTSGGGRGAPSTGRAVSGGS, translated from the coding sequence GTGGCCGAGGCGTTCGGCACCGCCGCCGGTGCCGAACTGAACACCCTGCTGCCGACGGACCGGACAGCGGAAACACCCACGGACCGCCTCGCACGCTTCTTCGCGCTCGCGACGGGCGCCGCATACGACGACATCAGCCGGCTGTGGATCAACGCCCGGCACCTCAGCCGCTACCGGCCCGCCCTCCGCGACAGGGTCGGCCACCAGGAAGCGCTGTGGCGGGGCCGCCTGGAGGACCTCGTCCGTGACGGGGTCGAGTGCGGCGACTTCCGCACCGCCGACCCGTATGTGGCGACCATTCAGATCCTGGTCGTCATCGACGGCCTCGGCGCACACGCCAATACCGAAACCGCGGACCGCCCCGAGGCCGTCACGCGGATGGCCGTCAGCACGGCCGAACGCGAACTCGGCCTGGAGAGCGGCACGCTCACCAGGCGCAGCGCCGACACCTCTGGAGGCGGGCGCGGAGCCCCGTCGACGGGACGGGCTGTCAGTGGTGGTTCATAG
- a CDS encoding Rieske (2Fe-2S) protein: MNTSRNHEGRPGRRAVVVAAGAASVAAVLTACGDQKDSGGSDMVRPADDGTDGGGGALASTADIPEGGGKVFADRGVVVTQPKAGEFKAFSSKCTHQGCAVSSVSDGTIHCPCHDSRFDASTGAVAHGPATEPLPAKKITVAGGSITLAP, encoded by the coding sequence ATGAACACATCGCGGAACCACGAGGGCCGTCCCGGGCGCCGGGCCGTTGTCGTCGCGGCCGGGGCCGCCTCGGTGGCTGCCGTACTCACCGCCTGCGGCGACCAGAAGGACTCGGGCGGTTCGGATATGGTCAGGCCGGCCGACGACGGAACGGACGGCGGCGGCGGCGCACTGGCGAGCACGGCCGACATCCCCGAGGGCGGCGGAAAGGTCTTCGCCGACCGGGGTGTCGTGGTGACCCAGCCGAAGGCCGGCGAGTTCAAGGCGTTCTCGTCGAAGTGCACCCACCAGGGATGCGCGGTGTCGAGCGTCTCGGACGGCACCATCCACTGCCCTTGTCACGACAGCAGGTTCGACGCGTCCACGGGTGCGGTGGCGCATGGACCCGCCACCGAGCCGCTGCCCGCCAAGAAGATCACGGTCGCGGGCGGCTCGATCACGCTCGCGCCCTGA
- a CDS encoding LysR family transcriptional regulator encodes MLNLERLRTLDALARHGSVSGAAEGLHVTTSAVSQQMAKLEREVGQQLLAKNGRGVRLTDAGRLLADHAARILSQVELAQSDIEAQRGEVVGEIRLSAFPTAARGLFPAALHALRANHPELRVHTRELEPEDGIRAVIRGDVDLAVVLDWSNKRLPVPAGLAKAELLDDAPDIAMPAGHRLADRDEVDLEDFADDDWVSWPEGEFCYDWLMFTLRSKGIEPRIAHLAGEHHTQLALIAAGMGVCVAPRLGRGPVPDGVRLVPVRQKMRRHVHAVWRTDADRRPSIRAAVAALRAAGLELDAQ; translated from the coding sequence ATGTTGAATCTGGAGCGCCTGCGCACCCTGGACGCACTGGCCCGGCACGGTTCCGTGAGCGGCGCCGCCGAGGGGCTGCATGTGACCACTTCGGCGGTCTCCCAGCAGATGGCGAAGCTGGAGCGGGAGGTGGGGCAGCAGCTCCTGGCCAAGAACGGGCGCGGGGTCCGGCTCACCGACGCCGGCCGACTGCTCGCCGACCATGCGGCCCGGATCCTGTCCCAGGTCGAGCTGGCCCAGTCCGACATCGAGGCGCAGCGCGGTGAGGTGGTGGGCGAGATCCGGCTCTCCGCCTTTCCGACCGCGGCCCGCGGACTCTTCCCGGCGGCACTCCACGCGCTGCGCGCGAACCACCCCGAACTGCGCGTGCACACCCGGGAGCTGGAGCCCGAGGACGGAATCCGTGCGGTGATCCGGGGCGACGTCGACCTCGCGGTGGTGCTCGACTGGAGCAACAAGCGGCTGCCCGTGCCCGCAGGCCTGGCCAAGGCCGAACTCCTGGACGACGCACCGGACATCGCGATGCCGGCCGGTCACCGGCTCGCCGACCGGGACGAGGTGGACCTGGAGGACTTCGCCGACGACGACTGGGTGTCCTGGCCCGAGGGCGAATTCTGTTACGACTGGCTGATGTTCACCCTCCGCTCCAAGGGCATCGAACCGCGCATCGCGCACTTGGCGGGCGAGCACCACACCCAACTCGCCCTGATCGCCGCCGGGATGGGCGTCTGTGTGGCGCCGAGGCTGGGCCGCGGGCCGGTGCCCGACGGGGTGCGGCTCGTGCCCGTACGGCAGAAGATGCGACGTCACGTCCACGCCGTGTGGCGTACCGACGCGGACCGGCGCCCGTCGATCAGGGCGGCGGTGGCCGCCCTGCGCGCGGCGGGCCTGGAGCTGGACGCGCAGTGA
- a CDS encoding APC family permease codes for MRTGGGVVAFREPGVDPGPGGVALGPVLASGLAVQLSSSRLLYIMGRDGVLPARIFGSLHRRTRTPVFCLLFTGAMCFLGLGPSLETATSFINFGAFLAFTAVNACVIVCFVRNRGTSGVKVLGYAVAPAFGACVTIYLLTQLSAMALTNGGCWLAIGFGCLLRLTRGFRRPTPEPGMSDGPAEAVGDRMEQAVVVLSGGEAIRARA; via the coding sequence GTGCGCACGGGTGGTGGGGTAGTCGCCTTCCGGGAGCCGGGCGTAGACCCGGGTCCGGGTGGCGTCGCCCTTGGCCCGGTTCTCGCTTCGGGCCTGGCCGTGCAGCTCAGCTCCAGCCGGCTGCTGTACATCATGGGACGCGACGGGGTGCTGCCCGCGCGGATCTTCGGATCCCTCCACCGGCGCACCAGGACCCCGGTGTTCTGCCTCCTGTTCACCGGAGCCATGTGCTTCCTCGGCCTCGGCCCCTCCCTGGAGACCGCGACCTCGTTCATCAACTTCGGCGCCTTCCTCGCCTTCACCGCCGTCAACGCGTGCGTCATCGTCTGCTTCGTCCGCAACCGCGGCACCAGTGGTGTCAAGGTGCTCGGCTACGCTGTCGCGCCGGCATTCGGTGCCTGTGTGACGATCTACTTGCTGACGCAGCTCAGCGCGATGGCTCTCACCAACGGCGGGTGCTGGCTCGCCATCGGATTCGGCTGTCTCCTCCGGCTCACCCGGGGATTCCGAAGGCCGACTCCCGAACCGGGCATGAGCGACGGCCCGGCAGAAGCGGTCGGGGACAGGATGGAGCAGGCGGTCGTGGTCCTGTCAGGTGGCGAGGCGATCAGGGCGCGAGCGTGA
- a CDS encoding DMT family transporter → MSVAATPKSPPPTEPSVPAPTAVPPAATATAPVARPALDWRIRFGALSLIWGFSFLLIKVGTEGYAPFQVTLGRLLSGTAVLAVAMVVRRERLPRGARTWGHLAVAAFFLNALPFSLFAYAELTIPSTLAGICNATSPLWGMALSLVALSEDRPTRRRVAGLGLGFLGVLTVLGAWQGFSGLDFTGTAMALLASLSYPIGWIYVRRTLAGSGSSTLTLTGSQLFLGTVQLALVTPLFTSAPDGFPLLPTLAVVALGALGTGLAVLLQYGLVEEVGPTTAQMVTYFIPVIATAAGVLVLGEQLSWNTPVGALVVLAGAALTQSRARGGRASGGRARAKDHP, encoded by the coding sequence ATGAGCGTCGCCGCCACACCGAAGAGCCCACCTCCCACGGAGCCCTCCGTCCCGGCCCCGACGGCCGTCCCGCCGGCCGCCACGGCTACGGCGCCCGTCGCTCGCCCGGCGCTGGACTGGCGGATCCGGTTCGGGGCGCTCTCGCTCATCTGGGGCTTCAGCTTCCTGCTGATCAAGGTCGGCACCGAGGGGTACGCCCCGTTCCAGGTCACCCTGGGCCGTCTGCTGTCGGGCACGGCGGTGCTGGCCGTCGCGATGGTGGTCCGGCGCGAGCGGCTGCCCCGTGGCGCCCGCACGTGGGGGCACCTGGCCGTCGCCGCGTTCTTCCTGAACGCTCTTCCGTTCTCGCTCTTCGCCTATGCCGAGCTGACCATTCCGTCGACGCTGGCAGGCATCTGCAACGCGACCTCGCCCCTGTGGGGCATGGCGCTGTCGCTCGTCGCGCTCTCCGAGGACCGGCCGACCCGTCGCCGTGTCGCCGGACTCGGGCTCGGCTTTCTCGGCGTACTGACCGTGCTGGGCGCCTGGCAGGGCTTCTCCGGGCTGGACTTCACCGGCACGGCCATGGCCCTGCTCGCCTCCCTCAGCTATCCGATCGGCTGGATCTACGTCCGCAGGACGCTGGCGGGCAGCGGTTCGTCGACGCTGACGCTCACCGGCAGTCAGCTCTTCCTCGGGACAGTGCAGCTCGCCCTGGTGACCCCGCTGTTCACCTCGGCCCCCGATGGATTCCCGCTACTCCCGACCCTGGCCGTGGTGGCCCTCGGTGCGCTCGGCACCGGCCTCGCGGTCCTGTTGCAGTACGGCCTGGTGGAGGAGGTGGGACCGACGACCGCTCAGATGGTCACCTACTTCATCCCGGTCATCGCCACCGCCGCCGGAGTGCTCGTGCTCGGCGAGCAGCTGAGCTGGAACACTCCGGTGGGAGCCCTCGTGGTCCTGGCGGGCGCCGCTCTCACCCAGAGCAGGGCCCGGGGCGGCCGGGCCTCCGGCGGCCGGGCCAGGGCCAAGGATCACCCGTAG
- a CDS encoding YunG family protein: MTVRNLNDLERAIRGGWGADTTTPDHRPNWTPDNPARDQCGVTALVVHDLLGGELIRGEVHVNGERVDYHWWNRLGMGIEVDLTREQFRPEEIVVGGDVIERPAEIVRLREEYELLRSRVVAVLRS, translated from the coding sequence ATGACAGTGAGGAACTTGAACGACCTCGAGCGGGCCATTCGCGGCGGTTGGGGCGCGGACACCACGACGCCGGATCACCGTCCGAACTGGACTCCGGACAATCCGGCGCGCGACCAGTGCGGTGTCACCGCCCTGGTGGTGCACGATCTGCTGGGCGGTGAGCTGATCCGCGGTGAAGTTCATGTCAACGGCGAGCGAGTGGACTACCACTGGTGGAACCGTCTGGGCATGGGGATCGAAGTCGATCTCACCCGCGAGCAGTTCCGCCCGGAAGAGATCGTCGTCGGAGGGGATGTGATCGAACGACCTGCGGAGATCGTGCGGCTCCGCGAGGAGTACGAACTTCTCCGCAGCAGAGTCGTGGCGGTGCTTCGTTCGTAG
- a CDS encoding aminotransferase class I/II-fold pyridoxal phosphate-dependent enzyme has protein sequence MLGEYRIVGRRASEIAANVERAVGSGELEPGQVLPPMRELADRLGVNPNTVAAAYRTLRERGVIETAGRRGSRVRPRPASTARGSLRVEAPAGVRDLGAGNPDPSLLPALENALAAVAGEYARQPGMYGQAPVDPEFADLARAALDADGVPAGPVVATSGSLDAIERILVAHLRPGDAVAVEDPGWGSMLDLVPALGLRPVPVAVDDEGPLPDAVEHALNAGARALVVTDRAQNPTGAAIGAGRAFELRGVLAGHRGVLLIEDDHGHGIVDLPLHPLAGATDRWAFVRSVAKAYGPDLRVAVLTGDPVTVDRVAGRQRLGPGWVSRLLQRTVVHLWTSGAVDPGEVARAYARRRDGLVRALAERGVEAHGRSGMNVWVPVGDETGAVARLLHSGWAVAPGARFRMTAPQGIRLTVSSLAEAELGPLADAVAAAAGPVKPLAYG, from the coding sequence GTGCTAGGAGAGTATCGGATTGTTGGGCGGCGCGCATCGGAGATTGCCGCCAATGTGGAGCGCGCGGTCGGGTCCGGTGAGCTCGAACCCGGTCAAGTGCTGCCTCCCATGCGCGAGTTGGCCGATCGGCTGGGGGTGAACCCGAATACGGTGGCGGCCGCCTACCGCACGCTGCGCGAGCGCGGGGTGATCGAGACGGCCGGGCGCCGGGGCAGCAGGGTGCGGCCGCGTCCCGCGAGTACCGCGCGCGGTTCGCTCCGGGTCGAGGCGCCGGCCGGCGTGCGGGATCTGGGCGCGGGCAACCCCGATCCGAGCCTGCTGCCCGCGCTGGAGAACGCCCTCGCGGCGGTCGCGGGGGAGTACGCGCGGCAGCCCGGAATGTACGGACAGGCGCCGGTGGACCCGGAGTTCGCCGACCTCGCCCGTGCCGCACTGGACGCCGACGGGGTGCCGGCCGGACCCGTGGTCGCGACCTCCGGATCGCTGGACGCGATCGAGCGCATTCTGGTCGCGCACCTCAGGCCCGGGGACGCGGTGGCCGTCGAGGACCCCGGCTGGGGCAGCATGCTGGATCTCGTACCGGCGCTGGGACTGCGCCCCGTGCCCGTCGCGGTCGATGACGAAGGGCCGCTGCCCGATGCTGTCGAGCATGCGCTGAACGCCGGTGCCCGCGCGCTCGTGGTCACCGACCGTGCGCAGAATCCGACCGGAGCGGCGATCGGTGCCGGACGCGCCTTCGAGCTCCGGGGAGTCCTCGCCGGACACCGCGGTGTCCTCCTGATCGAGGACGACCACGGGCACGGCATCGTGGATCTGCCGCTCCATCCGTTGGCGGGCGCCACGGACCGTTGGGCCTTCGTGCGGTCCGTCGCCAAGGCATACGGGCCGGACCTTCGGGTCGCCGTGCTGACCGGCGACCCGGTCACGGTCGACCGGGTGGCGGGGCGGCAGCGGCTGGGCCCCGGCTGGGTCAGCAGACTGCTGCAACGGACCGTGGTGCACCTGTGGACCTCGGGTGCCGTCGACCCGGGCGAGGTCGCGCGGGCGTACGCGAGGCGGCGGGACGGTCTCGTGCGGGCGCTGGCGGAGCGGGGTGTGGAGGCCCACGGACGCAGCGGGATGAATGTGTGGGTGCCGGTCGGTGACGAGACCGGCGCCGTGGCAAGGCTGCTGCACTCCGGCTGGGCCGTGGCGCCCGGGGCGCGGTTCCGGATGACCGCGCCCCAGGGAATCCGGCTCACCGTCTCGTCGCTCGCCGAGGCCGAGCTCGGGCCACTGGCGGATGCGGTGGCGGCAGCGGCGGGACCGGTGAAGCCGCTGGCCTACGGGTGA